Within the Streptomyces sp. NBC_00554 genome, the region TTGTTCCTGGGGGCTCCGCCCCCAGACCCCCGTGTCGCGCTGCGCGCTCGTCCTCAAACGCCGGACGGGCTGAAAGATCTCCCCCGGCCAGGCGGAGAAACTTCAGCCTCGCTCCCGCGCGTACAGCACCGCCCCGTCCACCACCCCCACCTCCTCGTACCCCCCGGCCAGCAGCCGTCTCAGCGTCGGCACCCGTTCCGGTGCGTACGGCTTGTCGTGGGAGTCGTCGACCACGAGGGTTGGTGGGTGGGCTGACATCTCGGCGCGGAAGGCCGGCCAGGCGCCCTCTACGGCGTACTTCTCGCCCACCTGGGGGCCGTTGCGGCCTCCGCTGTAGTTGGTGAGGAGGCCGGCGGTGAGGAAGCGGCTGGCGGGGGTGCGGTCGGCCAGCCAGTAGATCTCCGGGTGTATGCCCCACACCAGGACCCGGTCGCCGGGGTCCGTGCGGTGGGCCACCGCGGCCGCCAGGCGCTGCGCGTGGGTGAGGTCGGGGCGCGGGGCGACGAGGCCCCAGGCGAGGAACAGGGTGCAGCAGCAGGCGGAGGTGAGTACGGCCTTCACCAGCCGGTCGTGGGGCAGGATCTGGAGTGCCGCCGTCGCCAACAGGGCGACGGGCGGGATGAGTTGAAGGTAGTAGTGGCCGAAGAAGTGGAAGCCGAGGAGTACCGCCGCCGCTGACGAGGCTCCCCACAGCCAGAGCTCCGCGGAACCGGTGCGGGCGATGCGCAGAACCCGTACCACCGGCGGGATCAGGCCCGCGCAGGCCACCGCCAGGATCGCGGTGTTGGTCAACCCCCGCCCCAGGACGTGGAGTTCGGAGCCGGTGAAGGAGGCGTACGCACCCGATCCGGTGACCGTCCAGAACAGGAACCCCGCCGGGTCGGTGAGCAGCGCCGCGCAGAGGACGGGCAGGGCGGCTCCAACTCCGAGGCGCACCAGGTCGGTTCGCGGTGCGCCGTGCCGGTACAGCAGCCACACCACCGGAACGAGTACCGCCCCGCCCGTCTGCTTCGCCAGGAACGCGCACGCGACGGCGACCCCGGCCGCACCCCACCGGCGCCGGTCCGCGCACCACATCGCCGCGGCCGTGCACGGCAGCATGAACACCTCGAAGGTCGCGGCCTGCGCGTCCTCGGGGTTGAGCCCGATGGAGGCCAGCAGATACAGCACGCCCGCCGTGCGCCCCGCCCGGTCGCCCCAGCGGCGTCTGGCCAGCGACGCGAGCAGCACGGCGGTGGACAGCTGGGCCACTACCGCGAGGACCCGTACGGAGGTCAGCGACCCGGAGCCGAACACCGCGAAGGCCGCCTCGTACAGCCACGGCACGAACGGCGGCTTGCGGTCCACGACCGTCTCGTAGAGCTCTCCGCCGTCCGCCAGTATCCGCGCCTGGACGGCGAGATAGCCCTCGTCGGGGTTCCACAGCGGCTGCACGAAGGAGGGGGCCCGGGTGACGCAGGCGAGCAGCGCCAGCAGGGGCAGTGCCCGTCTCCAGAAGCCGCGGTCCGATACTCGCGACTCGACTGCGGACCGTGGTGATTCCAGGAGCTCGACGAGCATACGGTGCACGCTATCCGGCCCCGCAGTCTCCGCCTAACCGGG harbors:
- a CDS encoding ArnT family glycosyltransferase, with protein sequence MLVELLESPRSAVESRVSDRGFWRRALPLLALLACVTRAPSFVQPLWNPDEGYLAVQARILADGGELYETVVDRKPPFVPWLYEAAFAVFGSGSLTSVRVLAVVAQLSTAVLLASLARRRWGDRAGRTAGVLYLLASIGLNPEDAQAATFEVFMLPCTAAAMWCADRRRWGAAGVAVACAFLAKQTGGAVLVPVVWLLYRHGAPRTDLVRLGVGAALPVLCAALLTDPAGFLFWTVTGSGAYASFTGSELHVLGRGLTNTAILAVACAGLIPPVVRVLRIARTGSAELWLWGASSAAAVLLGFHFFGHYYLQLIPPVALLATAALQILPHDRLVKAVLTSACCCTLFLAWGLVAPRPDLTHAQRLAAAVAHRTDPGDRVLVWGIHPEIYWLADRTPASRFLTAGLLTNYSGGRNGPQVGEKYAVEGAWPAFRAEMSAHPPTLVVDDSHDKPYAPERVPTLRRLLAGGYEEVGVVDGAVLYARERG